Part of the Oncorhynchus nerka isolate Pitt River linkage group LG14, Oner_Uvic_2.0, whole genome shotgun sequence genome is shown below.
ggatgaatccactgtgtgatggatgaatccactgtgtgaTGGATGAATCCACCGTGTGATGGATGAATCCACCGTGTGATGGATGAATCCACCGTGTGATGGATGAATCCACCGTGTGATGGAGGAATCCACCGTGTGATGGAGGAATCCACCGTGTGATGGAGGAATCCACCGTGTGATGGGATGAATCCACCGTGGATGGAGCGTGTCATGGAGGAATCCACCGTGTGATGGGATGAATCCACCGTGTGATGGGATGAATCCACCGTGTGATGGGATGAATCCACCGTGTGATGGGATGAATCCACCGTGTGATGggatgaatccactgtgtgaTGGGATGAAGCTCCGATAGTATGGTggatgaatccactgtgtgaGGGGATGATGCTCCGGTAGTATGGTggatgaatccactgtgtgaTGGGATGATGCTCCGGTAGTATGGTggatgaatccactgtgtgaGGGGATGATGCTCCGGTAGTATGGTggatgaatccactgtgtgaGGGGATGATGCTCGGTAGTATGGTggatgaatccactgtgtgaTGGGATGATGCTCCGGTAGTATGGTggatgaatccactgtgtgaTGGGATGATGCTCCGGTAGTATGGTggatgaatccactgtgtgaTGGGATGATGCTCCGGTAGTATGATggatgaatccactgtgtgaTGGGATGATGCTCCGGTAGTATGATGGATGAACCCACTGTGTGATGggatgaatccactgtgtgaTGGGATGAAGCTCCGGTAGTATGATGGATGAACCCACTGTGTGATggatgaatccactgtgtgaTGGGATGATGCTCCAGTAGTATGATggatgaatccactgtgtgaTGGGATGAAGCTCCGGTATTATGATGGATGAATCCACGGTGTGATGGGATGATGTTCCGGTATTATGATggatgaatccactgtgtgaTGGGATGAAGCTCCGGTATTATGATGGATGAATCCACGGTGTGATGGGATGATGTTCCGGTATTATGATggatgaatccactgtgtgaTGGGATGATGCTCCGGTATTATGATGGATGAATCCACGGTGTGATGGGATGATGCTCCGGTGGTATGATGGATGAGTCCAGCGCGTGAGTCCAGCGCGTGAGTCCAGCGCGTGAGTCCAGCGTGAGTCCAGCGTGTCCAGTCCAGCAGCGTGAGTCCAGCGTGAGTCCGTGAGTCCAGCGTGAGTCCAGCGCGTGAGTCCAGCGCGTGAGTCCAGCGCGTGAGTCCACCGCGTGATGGGATGAGTCCACCGCGTGATGGGATGAGTCCACCGCGTGATGGGATGAGTCCACCGCGTGATGGGATGATGCTCCAGTAGTATGATGGTCATATCATTCACATGGCCCTCAGAGGCCTCTCTTTACTATGTCCTTCGCTGTTCTCAGGTTCCTTAATCAAGCCATGAAGATATTTGATGCCACGGAGGTCGTCCCCATCAACTTTGTGTTCTTCACTGCCAGTGCCATTACAGCAGGTACGTTGTTTAACCAGAACTCAGCTAATTGGCCAGTGCCATTACAGCAGGTACGTTGTTTAACCAGAACCAGAAGTGCCTACAGCAGGCACGTTGTTTAACCAGAACTCAGCTAATTACCGCAGGTACGTTGATTAACCAGAACTCAGCTAATTGGCCAGTGCCATTACAGCAGGTACGTTGTTTAACCAGAACTCAGCTAATTGGCCAGTGCCATTACAGCAGGTACGTTGTTTAACCAGAACTCAGCTAATTGGCCAGTGCCATTACAGCAGGTACGTTGTTTAACCAGAACTCAGCTAATTGGCCAGTGCCATTACAGCAGGTACGTTGTTTAACCAGAACTCAGCTAATTGGCCAGTGCCATTACAGCAGGTACGTTGTTTAACCAGAACTCTGAGCAGCACTGTCACCAGGAGTTTAATATTCTATATAGATTATGTATCTCTTCATCGTCCATTTACAGCTAATTGGCCAGTGTTAATCTGCCATTTACAGCTaattggccagtgttacctagtgttaATCTGCCATTTACAACTAATTGGCCAGTGTTACCTGGTGTTAATCTTTCATTTACAGCTAATTGGCCACTGTTACCTAGTGTTAATCTGCCATTTACAACTaattggccagtgttacctagtgttaATCTGCCATTTACAGCTaattggccagtgttacctagtgttaATCTGCCATTTACAGCTaattggccagtgttacctagtgttaATCTGCCATTTACAGCTAATTGGCCAGTGTTAATCTGCCATTTACAACTAATTGGCCAGTGTTACCTGGTGTTAATCTGCCATTTACAACTaattggccagtgttacctagtgttaATCTGCCATTTACAACTaattggccagtgttacctagtgttaATCTGCCATTTACAGCTAATTGGCCAGTGTTACCTGGTGTTAATCTGCCATTTACAGCTAATTGGCCAGTGTTAATCTGCCATTTACAGCTAATTGGCCAGTGTTACCTGGTGTTAATCTGCCATTTACAGCTAATTGGCCAGTGTTAATCTGCCATTTACAACTaattggccagtgttacctagtgttaATCTTTCATTTACAGCTaattggccagtgttacctagtgttaATCTGCCATTTACAACTaattggccagtgttacctagtgttaATCTGCCATTTACAACTAATTGGCCAGTGTTACCTGGTGTTAATCTGCCATTTACAACTaattggccagtgttacctagtgttaATCTGCCATTTACAGCTaattggccagtgttacctagtgttaATCTGCCATTTACAGCTAATTGGCCAGTGTTACCTGGTGTTAATCTGCCATTTACAGCTAATTGGCCAGTGTTACCTGGTGTTAATCTTTCATTTACAGCTaattggccagtgttacctagtgttaATCTGCCATTTACAGCTAATTGGCCAGTGTtacccagtgttaatctgccatTTACAGCTAATTGGCCAGTGTTACctgaagcctctctctctctctgtgtctctctctctgcctctctctctctctctctgcctctctctctctgcctctctctctctgcctctgcctctctctccccctctctctctctctctctgcctctctctctctctgcctctctctctgcctctctctctctctgcctccctctccctctgcctctctctctccctctctctctctctctctctctccctctgcctctctctctctctctctctctgcctctctctctctccctctgcctctctctctctctcccctctctctctgtgtctctctctctgcctctctctctccctctgcctctctctctcccctctctctctctctctctctgcctctctctccccctgcccctctctctgtctctctctctctctctccctctctctgcctctctctccctctctctctgcctctctctctctctctctctctctccctctgcctctctctctccctctgcccctctctgcctctgctctctctctctgcctctctgcctctctcNNNNNNNNNNNNNNNNNNNNNNNNNNNNNNNNNNNNNNNNNNNNNNNNNNNNNNNNNNNNNNNNNNNNNNNNNNNNNNNNNNNNNNNNNNNNNNNNNNNNNNNNNNNNNNNNNNNNNNNNNNNNNNNNNNNNNNNNNNNNNNNNNNNNNNNNNNNNNNNNNNNNNNNNNNNNNNNNNNNNNNNNNNNNNNNNNNNNNNNNNNNNNNNNNNNNNNNNNNNNNNNNNNNNNNNNNNNNNNNNNNNNNNNNNNNNNNNNNNNNNNNNNNNNNNNNNNNNNNNNNNNNNNNNNNNNNNNNNNNNNNNNNNNNNNNNNNNNNNNNNNNNNNNNNNNNNNNNNNNNNNNNNNNNNNNNNNNNNNNNNNNNNNNNNNNNNNNNNNNNNNNNNNNNNNNNNNNNNNNNNNNNNNNNNNNNNNNNNNNNNNNNNNNNNNNNNNNNNNNNNNNNNNNNNNNNNNNNNNNNNNNNNNNNNNNNNNNNNNNNNNNNNNNNNNNNNNNNNNNNacacacagcacagacacacagccagacactgacccacagcacagacacacagccagacacacagcccaacactgacccacagcacagacacacagccagacactgacccacagcacagacacacaacactgacccacagcacagacacacagccagacacacagccagacactgacccacagcacagacacacagccagacactgacccacagcacagacacacagcaccaacactgacccacagcacagacacacagccaaacactgacccacagcacagacacacagccagacactgacccacagcacagacacacagcccaacactgacccacagcacagacacacagccagacacacagccagacactgaccccacagcacagacacacagccacagacccacagcacagcacagccagacaacactgacccacagcacagacacacagccaacactgacccacagcacagacacacagccaaacactgacccacagcacagacacacagccaacactgacccacacagacacacacagccaacactgacccacagcacagacacacagccagacactgacccacagcacagacacacagccagacacacagccacaacactgacccacagcacaaacactgacccacagcacagacacacagccaaacactgacccacagcacagacacacagcccaacactgacccacagcacagacacacagccagacacacagccaaacactgacccacagcacagacacacagccaaacactgacccacagcacagacactgacccacagcacagacacacagccactgacccacagacacacagcctaacactgacccacagcacagacacacagcctaacactgacccacagcacagacacacagccagacacacagccaaacactgacccacagcacagacacacagccaaacactgacccacagcacagacactgacccacagcacagacacacagccagacacacagccaaacactgacccacagcacagacactgacccacagcacagacacacagccagacacacagcctaacactgacccacagcacagacccacagcacagacacacagcacagacactgacccacagcacagacacacagccaaacactgacccacagcacagacacacagcacagacacacagcacagacacacagccagacactgacccacagcacagacccacagcctaacactgacccacagcacagacacacagccaaacactgacccacagcacagacacacagccagacactgacccacagcacagacactgacccacagcacagacacacagccaaacacagacacacagcccagacacacagccagacactgacccacagcacagacactgacccacagcacagacacacagccagacactgacccacagcacagacactgacccacagcacagacacacagcccaacactgatctacagcacagacacacagccagacactgacccacagcacagacacacagccaaacactgacccacagcacagacccacagcacagacacacagccaaac
Proteins encoded:
- the LOC135574935 gene encoding NIPA-like protein 2, with protein sequence MLLVALLASLTVISVKAVSGMITESIKGDLQLTYPIFYVMVVVMVASCAFQIKFLNQAMKIFDATEVVPINFVFFTASAITAGTLFNQNSANWPVPLQQVRCLTRTRSAYSRHVV